Genomic window (Acidobacteriota bacterium):
CGAAACTTGTGGTGCTGTGTTAACCGGGGCCTGTCCGAGGGCTGACGGAGGTGCACTTCCGCCGAACGCCAGAAGAACTGCCGTCTGCAAGATCACTCTTAGGCAGTTCGGGGCTGGAACTCCCATGGGGACCGTCCTTATCTGCCACGCCGCGAAACATGTTAGCAGAGGCAGGGAACTGCCCAGAATGCTTCCGATGTCATGACCCAAGAACGCTGCACAATTTTCAGCAACAATCAGTTTGGCAGATAACTGTTGTTAACAGGCGTTTACACCAACTACTACCCCAACGGCCTGCCGGGGCCGAGTTGTTGGTGTAATCGCGATGTTACGCCAATCACGAAATCGTCCCGCCCGCTTGGGGAGGGAGAGACTAGGGTTGCACTATTGGATGTTGTAGAAAGTCGTGCTCTCCACCTCGACTGGCCTATCGAGGATCAAAAATGGGCGAAATTGCCATTTCATCACGTTCTCTTCTACCGGCTTCCGAAGTTCTTCCGGTCCGTCGGTCGCCTGCGCCCGGACCACGCGCCCCTCTTTGTTGACCGTGAACTTCACAGTCACCTTGCCGTGTACTCCTCTCGGTACATGCGGGGGCAACTCTCTGTGCACCATATATTCTTTCATCAGGATCGAAGAGGGCACACTCACTACGCCCGTAAGTGGCCCTGGACTACCGGTCGGCGGCAAGAATAGGGACTCTTCAAGCTGTGGCGCGGTTTCGGCCTTTGCGAGATGAATCTTCAGGAAAGGTTTCCCTCCGTGCGTAACTTCGACATCACGCGCCAAGTAACGCTCGCCCAACCGAAAGACACCGTTGTAAACCGTCTCATCCCAACCCGTCCCGCGTGAGTAGCGCAGGATAGTCGTCCCCGGCTCAAAGCAAAACTTCTGCAAGCCGCTTTCAGAAAGTACTCTTGGACTACGGAGAACGACACACGACAGCTTTACCTCGCCGACGGCCCAGTCGAGCTTGTCAGGACTTGTATCGCCAACTGTGCCCAATTGATATTGATACAGTGGTGACACTACCTCCCGCATCGCCTGCGAGGTGGCCGCGGGCGGCCAGTTTTGATCCCCAGACCGATAGAGTTCCCCACCACTCGCGACTTCTGTTTGACTTAACTCGTCCGTCTTGATCACCACGCGGTATTTTTTCGGACTAACGTAAAACTCTTCCAGAGTCCCGCTGTGGGCATTATCTCCATCTTCATCGAATTCATCATAAGTAAGCTCAATGTGCCAAGGTGTGGTTGGCAAAGTTTCGAGCCCGTTTGTCTTGATGAGTTCACCCATCACCTTCACTGCTTCGGGCGATGCAGCAATCTTGCTCCCGGAGGGTTTGAGAGAGAGCAGAACACCCGCTTTAGAGTCCGGCGGGGGAACGTGAATTTCGCCAAGGTGTGCAACCTGATCTTGCGCGACTGCACAAACGATCGGCAGTCCCAGCCAACAGGACCATACAGCGATTGTCTTCGTAATCCGCATCCGGCCTCCTTGGGGAAACGTGAAAAGGACACCATTCTACCTAGAGGCAAGCTCGCTGCGGGATAAACATCGGACGCGAACTGGTCCTCAATTGTTGTTAACAGGCGTTTACACCAACTACCCTGGTAAGGCGTCGGCGGGGAGGCGCCTGGGGCGATTGTTGGTGTAATGGCGATTTGACGCCAGTCATGCGGCGTCCTCATGCTTTCGCAAAGCTGCGCCGTCCAAACCGAAAGTAACGTGCACAGCTTGCTCGCCAGCATTATGCTGCGATTTGTGTCATCGACTAGGAGCACGGACGATACGAACAAGCTGAGACCACCGCTGCATCTCGACGCGATGTTCGCTGCTTACGCATCTCTTCTCATCGCGTTTGCCGTCGTCTGCAAACCTCCTTACGCGTGGGATTTGCCGCACCGATATTTCTATATGTGGCATCCCAAGTCCCCGAGCATAAGCCTAGACGGCTTCCTACTGACGTATGTTGTCTTTTTCCTCATCCCTGCGATTGCCGTCTTCGTTTCGGTAGTAGCGGTTGAGCACTTCCGTTCGACGCTCAAAGCTCTCAGGGTTTTTACGGGATTCATAGCAGTTGCAGGGTTCCCGCTTGTGTGTCTATATGCACTCCCCAGAATCTTCGGGGCTTGCGAACTACTGGTTTCCATCTGTGTGCTGATCTTGTGGACGCGAGAAAGATGGCCAGTTTCGGACGGCTTCAACGTAGTTCTCCTGATCCTCCATTTCGCATTCTGGTTGTCCTTCTGCGTATCGCTGCTCGGTCTAGCATTAAGGCAAACCTCATCGTGGGGTTTGTGGGACTATTTGGTTTTCGTGTACCCAACCGTTGGGCTCGCCTATTCTTTGATGTGGGCCAAAGATTCCAAGAATCGAAGTAGTTGGCGTTAACAGGCGATTACACCAACTACGATCCCGCACCCGTGGTCGTGCTACCAAATCTTGTTGAAGCCGACGACTCGCCAACCTGCCCTGTCGCCTCCGAGTTGTCGCACAGCCACCCAGTTGCCCTCAACACCAACTCCAGTGTCCGAGTAGTACAGGACGACATCGCTTCCCTCCTTCCTGCGATCCCGCAATCGTTGCACGAATAGGGATCGGTGGTCACGATACTCGCTCTGCATCTCTTCACACGTGAGTGCGTTGGGAAGTACAAGGTCTGTGCTCAGTTTTGCTGCGTCCGTGCAGTTACCACTCCTCATTGCGTCTAGGTACGCTGCTGCTGCGTGCTCTGGTGATCGGTCACGAAAGGGATTGAACAGCACGTAGTTGTGGTCGCCTGTTTCCTGATTGACGCCGAAAGGCATCCGAATCAGAACCGGTCGCACATCACGACCCAATACAGCAGCCGCGACGGCGGCAATGCCTACGACGCCAAGAACGGCGAGATTTCGTCTCACGCCCACACTTTACATCAGGTTCTAGACGGTTGGCGTAACCAGGCGATTACGCCAACTACGAAAAAGGTGGCCATCGTCCAGATTCGCTTCCGCGAGCGAGCGGGAGGACGTCTGTCTAGTCTACAATCCCCGGCATGCTAATCACTCGTCGTGAACTGCTTGCCGGGCTGGCCGCCGCGTCTGTCACTTCTGCTCTAACTGACCTGGGATTCGCTCAAAGTAGTGTCTCCGCGTTGCACATCGACGCTGCCCGTCTGCAGCAAAGCCTGGAAGGGCTCAGCATTTTCGGACGCCCCGCCGGCGGCACCTTCGCCGACGGCGTCAGCCGTGTGGCCTATTCGGATGCGGACATTGCCGGACGAAAGTACGCCATGGAGTTGATGCGAGCGGCGGGCCTCGATCCGCGAATTGATACCGCCGGAAACATCCTAGGGCGGCGCGAGGGAAGCGACCGCTCTCTCAAGCCGATACTGTTTGGGTCGCACATCGATTCCGTGCCCAGCGGCGGTAACTTCGACGGCGATGTGGGTTCGATGTCCGCCATCGAAGTCGTGCGCACGCTGAAGGAACACAGCATCCCCACGCGGCATCCGCTTGAGATCGCGATCTGGTCGAACGAGGAGTCCCTGACGATGGGAAGCCGTGCCGCAGCCGGCGACATGGAGGCGTCAGACTTGGAGAGAATGTACGGTGGGATCTCCCTCGCCGATGGCTTGCGCAAGATTGGTGGCGATCCGGCTAGGTTGGCGGAAGCGCGCATGGCCCCAGGGTCCATCCATTGCTATCTGGAGTTGCACATCGAGCAGGGTGGAACTCTCGACAAAGCAGGCATCCCGATCGGGGTAGTCGAAGGCATCGTTTCTATTGACGAGTACGAGGTCGAGATTCATGGTTTCGCCAATCATGCCGGAACCACGCCCATGCCCGAACGCCGCAACGCACTGCTGGCCGCCGCCAAGCTGATCGAAGCAGTGCAGGAAATCGTTACCCGAGAGCCGGGACGGCAGGTTGGAACCGTGGGACACCTGGAAGTATCGCCCAACGCCCGCAACGTGGTGCCCGGCGTGGTCAAGCACTCCATCGAGCTGCGCGACCTTTCGCCTGAAAAGATCGCGCGACTGGGAGACGAAATTCAGAAACGCGCTCAGCAAATCGCGCAAGAAACCAAGACAGACATCACCATGCGGAAGGTCGAGCACGACCCACCGGCAGTGGCCACGTCTGCCATTCAGTCGCAGATCGAGTCTGCTGCCGCCCGGTTAGGGCTGAAGACCATGCGTCTACCCAGCGGCGCAGGCCACGATGCACAGGTGATCGCCATGCTCGGGCCGATGGGCATGATCTTCGTTCCCAGCGTGGCCGGCATCAGCCATTCGCCCAAAGAACTCTCCCGCTGGCCGGATTGCGCGAACGGTGCGAACGTGTTGTTGCAGACGATTCTGAGTATGGATCGAGGTTAGGAACTCGATCCTCATTTCGCGGCCTCCCAGACGGCGATCAAAATTGCCTCTTCCTGACTACTATCACGTGCCGAACATCCGCCGCTCGAACTCACAATTCGTTGATAAAATCAGGGTGCGGGCCCGTAGCTCAACTGGATAGAGCATCGGATTTCTAATCCGAGGGTTGGGTGTTCGAGTCACCCCGGGCCCACCACATGCCATACAGTTGGCACTTTTCAGGCCGCCGTCGGACTTTTCATAACATCACATAACGTTCCATGCAGGTCCGTTGCGTCGATGGAATCGTAAACATCCATCGAAAGCTGGACCGTTGCGTGGCCCGGCCCGAGGGTCCCTGCCGCACGAAACTTTGGAAGCGGGCGAAGGTTGTTGCCAATCTATTCGCCTGATTTCGATTGAGGTATTAGGTCGAAACCGATCCCGAGTTCCTTCCTAATTCCTATCCTCACGGATGTGAATTTCGCAAATAGATCATCTTTTCTCTTGTCATAAACCTCAAGATCGCCTTTTACGATCTTTCCAGCCATCCATCGAAGCAAATCGGCAAGCTCAGCGAACGCCCGCATTGTTTCCTTCGAACATGTGACGTAAATGAGCGACTCGGTTTCCTCAAATGAATGCATGCAATTGTTCCAACTGGAAACATAGTCATGTTTAAGGCGAATCTTTGACTCCTCACCCTCAATCTCTCCGCCTACCAACTGCTTCTCGAAATGGTGCAAACCCAGCAGGTTGTTGTCGATTTCAGACAACTTCTTCGCAGCGCTGAGTAGGATCTCGCGCCTCAGTTCCCACTGCCTTTGGCGGTCCCAAAGATCCCCGGAGATCTTGGTTTCAATCTGTTTCGTGGCCGTGGTGACAGCTTTCACTTGCTCGACGAGTTGATCTATGTCTTCGTGGGTTGCTAGATTCTCACCCTTCTTTTTGAGGTAGCTTCCGAGATAGGCGCCTCCTCCCCCGGAAAGGAACATAACCGTCGCAATT
Coding sequences:
- a CDS encoding Zn-dependent hydrolase produces the protein MLITRRELLAGLAAASVTSALTDLGFAQSSVSALHIDAARLQQSLEGLSIFGRPAGGTFADGVSRVAYSDADIAGRKYAMELMRAAGLDPRIDTAGNILGRREGSDRSLKPILFGSHIDSVPSGGNFDGDVGSMSAIEVVRTLKEHSIPTRHPLEIAIWSNEESLTMGSRAAAGDMEASDLERMYGGISLADGLRKIGGDPARLAEARMAPGSIHCYLELHIEQGGTLDKAGIPIGVVEGIVSIDEYEVEIHGFANHAGTTPMPERRNALLAAAKLIEAVQEIVTREPGRQVGTVGHLEVSPNARNVVPGVVKHSIELRDLSPEKIARLGDEIQKRAQQIAQETKTDITMRKVEHDPPAVATSAIQSQIESAAARLGLKTMRLPSGAGHDAQVIAMLGPMGMIFVPSVAGISHSPKELSRWPDCANGANVLLQTILSMDRG
- a CDS encoding energy transducer TonB, with translation MRITKTIAVWSCWLGLPIVCAVAQDQVAHLGEIHVPPPDSKAGVLLSLKPSGSKIAASPEAVKVMGELIKTNGLETLPTTPWHIELTYDEFDEDGDNAHSGTLEEFYVSPKKYRVVIKTDELSQTEVASGGELYRSGDQNWPPAATSQAMREVVSPLYQYQLGTVGDTSPDKLDWAVGEVKLSCVVLRSPRVLSESGLQKFCFEPGTTILRYSRGTGWDETVYNGVFRLGERYLARDVEVTHGGKPFLKIHLAKAETAPQLEESLFLPPTGSPGPLTGVVSVPSSILMKEYMVHRELPPHVPRGVHGKVTVKFTVNKEGRVVRAQATDGPEELRKPVEENVMKWQFRPFLILDRPVEVESTTFYNIQ